The following are encoded in a window of Chryseobacterium sp. genomic DNA:
- a CDS encoding serine hydrolase domain-containing protein: MKKILTGAAAVAAGTIAAVYLFDYGYLFKGIAKTYFRGEKSATIDDLKLFPSNTVASGKPVPWLKDEKYNKKPLPQNLLKSLEESKTVSFLVVKDGKLLHEQYWMGYDENTRSNSFSMAKTVAVMLTGKALEEGKIESLDSKFTDFYDNYKDTQYGRDLTLRHLAAMESGLNWNEDYKNPLAPNARAYYGNSLEQAIHSQGFKQAPGKRFEYQSGSTQLLGFALRKAVNTSVANYLSEKIWKPLGMEQPAEWTTDNSGMEKTFCCIHAVPRDFAKLGLMMLNKGRANGIQVLNEDFVQEMITPTPASAGIYGLGVWINNDNPVKHYFLLGLQGQYVIIVPEHNMVIVRTGSYKDQPKNDRGRPDQVRYVVNETVKLYS; the protein is encoded by the coding sequence TTGAAAAAAATCCTGACTGGCGCCGCTGCCGTGGCCGCCGGAACCATAGCCGCCGTTTACCTATTTGATTACGGTTATCTTTTTAAGGGAATCGCGAAAACCTATTTTCGCGGCGAAAAAAGTGCGACCATAGATGATCTAAAGCTTTTTCCAAGCAATACCGTAGCCTCCGGCAAGCCGGTTCCCTGGCTAAAGGATGAGAAATATAATAAAAAACCGCTGCCCCAAAATCTTTTGAAAAGTCTTGAAGAATCGAAGACGGTATCATTTCTGGTTGTGAAGGACGGCAAACTCCTTCATGAACAGTACTGGATGGGGTATGACGAAAATACCCGGTCCAACTCCTTCTCCATGGCCAAGACAGTTGCTGTAATGCTTACCGGCAAGGCCTTGGAAGAAGGCAAAATTGAAAGCCTGGACAGTAAATTCACTGATTTTTATGATAATTATAAAGATACGCAGTACGGACGCGACCTTACTCTGAGGCACCTGGCCGCTATGGAATCCGGACTGAACTGGAATGAAGATTATAAAAATCCGCTGGCTCCAAATGCGAGAGCCTACTATGGCAACAGTCTGGAGCAGGCTATTCATTCACAGGGATTCAAGCAGGCACCCGGAAAACGGTTTGAATATCAGAGTGGTTCCACGCAACTGTTGGGCTTCGCACTGAGAAAAGCGGTAAACACTTCTGTTGCCAATTATCTTTCCGAAAAAATATGGAAGCCGCTCGGAATGGAACAGCCTGCGGAATGGACCACCGACAACAGCGGTATGGAAAAAACCTTTTGCTGCATCCACGCGGTGCCACGCGACTTTGCAAAACTCGGACTCATGATGCTGAACAAAGGAAGGGCGAACGGAATACAGGTGCTGAATGAGGATTTTGTGCAGGAGATGATTACCCCTACACCGGCTTCTGCCGGGATTTATGGACTGGGCGTCTGGATTAACAACGACAATCCCGTAAAACACTATTTCCTGCTGGGTTTGCAGGGACAGTATGTTATTATTGTTCCCGAACATAACATGGTCATTGTGAGAACAGGAAGCTATAAGGACCAGCCCAAGAATGACCGCGGCCGGCCGGATCAGGTTCGGTATGTTGTGAATGAAACCGTAAAACTCTACTCATAG
- a CDS encoding potassium channel family protein, with protein MKYIIIGLGNFGLSLAEKLTKLGNEVIGVDSSMTKVEAVKEKISHAICLDATDEYTMGGLPYKDTDIVVIAIGENTGANIMATAIIKKLHPNRIISRAIDPVHETILEAMDIHTIVHPEEETAEKWAKKLSLKGLVESFELSGKYSIVELRLPEQFIGKSPVEIEFRAKYNLVLVTVIKILAEKSIFGKVKRVNEVQGVVNNETPFDKGDILVLYGDNEDIRSFIRDSNDDYNHF; from the coding sequence ATGAAATACATCATCATCGGATTAGGAAATTTTGGACTTTCCCTGGCAGAAAAACTTACAAAACTGGGAAACGAAGTTATTGGAGTGGACAGTTCAATGACAAAAGTTGAAGCCGTAAAAGAGAAAATCTCACATGCCATCTGTCTGGATGCCACCGACGAATATACAATGGGTGGACTCCCTTACAAGGATACCGATATAGTTGTAATCGCAATCGGGGAGAATACCGGTGCAAATATTATGGCAACCGCTATTATTAAAAAACTGCACCCCAACCGAATCATAAGCCGCGCCATAGATCCCGTACACGAAACGATATTGGAAGCGATGGATATTCACACTATAGTACATCCCGAAGAAGAAACTGCTGAAAAATGGGCTAAAAAACTCTCTCTTAAGGGCTTGGTTGAATCATTTGAATTAAGTGGAAAATACAGCATTGTTGAGCTCCGGTTACCCGAGCAGTTTATCGGTAAAAGTCCTGTCGAGATTGAATTTCGCGCCAAGTACAACCTGGTTCTGGTAACGGTCATCAAAATTTTAGCGGAAAAAAGCATTTTCGGAAAAGTAAAAAGGGTTAATGAAGTGCAGGGTGTTGTGAACAATGAAACACCTTTTGACAAAGGAGACATTCTTGTGCTGTATGGAGATAATGAAGATATAAGAAGTTTCATTAGAGACAGTAATGACGACTATAACCATTTTTGA
- a CDS encoding glycine--tRNA ligase, with the protein MAKQEDVFKKLISHAKEYGFIFPSSEIYDGLSAIYDYGQNGTELKNNIKQYWWKAMVQMNENIVGIDSAIFMHPTIWKASGHVDAFNDPLIDNKDSKKRFRADVLLEDYCAKLEEKAQKEIDKAAKRFGDAFDKNEFETTNGRVLEYREKQKTILSRMAKSLENEDLADVKALIEELEIADPDTGSKNWTDVRQFNLMFGTKLGASADSATDLYLRPETAQGIFVNFLNVQKTSRHKLPFGIAQIGKAFRNEIVARQFIFRMREFEQMEMQFFVPPGTELGFYEEWKQKRLNWHLALGLGADNYKFHDHEKLAHYANAAADIEFKFPFGFKELEGIHSRTDFDLKAHEQHSGRKLQYFDSERNENYIPYVVETSVGLDRLFLAVFSNSLKEEVLEDGSERTVLSLPPALAPVKAAILPLMKKDGLGEYGEKIFNDLKFDFNMIYEDKDSIGKRYRRQDAIGTPFCITIDHDTLTDHTVTLRDRDTMQQERVPVADLRRIIDEKTNFRNLLSKI; encoded by the coding sequence ATGGCCAAACAGGAAGATGTTTTCAAGAAACTGATTTCACATGCGAAAGAATATGGTTTTATATTCCCATCCAGTGAGATATATGACGGACTTTCAGCAATTTACGATTACGGACAGAACGGTACGGAACTGAAAAACAACATCAAACAGTATTGGTGGAAGGCCATGGTGCAGATGAATGAAAATATCGTGGGTATTGACTCCGCGATCTTCATGCATCCCACAATATGGAAAGCCTCCGGCCACGTGGATGCTTTCAATGATCCTTTGATCGATAATAAGGACTCTAAAAAACGTTTCAGAGCCGATGTTTTGCTGGAAGATTATTGTGCGAAACTTGAAGAAAAAGCACAGAAAGAAATTGATAAGGCCGCAAAAAGATTTGGTGATGCTTTCGACAAGAACGAATTTGAAACCACGAACGGTCGTGTTCTGGAATACCGCGAAAAGCAGAAAACAATTCTTTCCAGAATGGCGAAATCATTGGAAAATGAAGATTTGGCGGATGTAAAAGCTTTGATTGAGGAACTTGAGATCGCTGATCCGGATACAGGTTCCAAAAACTGGACAGATGTGCGCCAGTTCAATTTAATGTTCGGAACCAAATTAGGCGCTTCCGCAGATTCTGCCACTGATTTATACTTAAGACCTGAAACGGCGCAGGGAATTTTCGTGAACTTCCTGAACGTTCAGAAAACGTCACGGCATAAACTTCCATTCGGCATTGCACAGATTGGCAAAGCCTTTAGAAATGAGATTGTTGCGAGACAGTTCATCTTCAGAATGCGCGAATTCGAACAGATGGAAATGCAGTTCTTCGTACCACCGGGAACTGAACTCGGTTTTTACGAAGAATGGAAACAGAAACGTTTGAATTGGCACCTGGCTTTAGGTCTGGGCGCAGATAACTATAAATTCCATGACCACGAAAAGCTGGCGCATTACGCAAATGCCGCGGCTGATATTGAATTCAAATTCCCGTTCGGATTTAAGGAACTGGAAGGAATTCACTCCAGAACCGATTTCGATCTGAAAGCGCATGAGCAGCATTCCGGCAGAAAACTGCAGTATTTTGATTCCGAAAGAAACGAGAATTACATTCCCTATGTAGTAGAAACTTCGGTTGGTCTGGACCGTTTGTTCCTGGCGGTTTTCTCAAACTCACTGAAAGAGGAAGTTTTGGAAGACGGTTCGGAAAGAACAGTTCTTTCACTTCCGCCGGCGCTGGCTCCGGTAAAAGCGGCTATCTTACCTTTGATGAAGAAAGACGGCCTTGGTGAATATGGTGAGAAAATCTTTAATGACCTGAAATTCGATTTCAATATGATTTATGAAGATAAGGACAGTATCGGTAAGCGTTACCGCCGTCAGGACGCGATAGGTACGCCGTTCTGTATCACGATTGACCACGACACGCTTACTGACCACACAGTAACACTTAGAGACCGCGATACGATGCAGCAGGAAAGAGTTCCGGTGGCAGATTTGCGCCGGATCATCGACGAGAAGACTAATTTCAGAAACCTTCTTAGCAAGATCTAA